In the genome of Nitrospinaceae bacterium, one region contains:
- a CDS encoding redoxin domain-containing protein, with amino-acid sequence MRRHKTEFEERSIRLVAVSPSEGASAVSVCSIFDFPFTCLGDPSGDAYDAYGLERGNLGRIISPRTIWRGFWAFAQGNRQGAPIGDRFRLPGAFVVDKGGELSWAWRGRDASEHARASVILSAVDELASG; translated from the coding sequence TTGCGCCGTCATAAAACCGAATTTGAGGAAAGGTCGATTCGGCTTGTTGCCGTGAGCCCCTCCGAGGGGGCCTCGGCCGTGTCGGTGTGCAGTATTTTCGATTTTCCGTTCACCTGTCTCGGCGACCCCTCAGGGGATGCTTACGATGCTTATGGCCTGGAGCGGGGAAATCTTGGGCGGATTATAAGTCCGCGCACTATTTGGCGGGGCTTTTGGGCCTTTGCCCAAGGAAACCGGCAGGGCGCGCCGATAGGCGATAGGTTTCGCCTTCCGGGGGCATTTGTGGTGGACAAGGGCGGAGAATTGTCGTGGGCCTGGCGGGGCCGGGACGCATCTGAGCATGCGCGAGCCTCTGTTATCTTATCGGCTGTCGATGAGTTAGCGAGCGGGTAG
- a CDS encoding M20/M25/M40 family metallo-hydrolase, producing the protein MATQLLEHMRELCAIPGPPGREDAVRDRIVEILNPSADILRSDAFGNLIARHSAVDTVPHVLIECHMDEVGLVVRQVEPGGAVRFDKVGLVADAALPGQEIDLLTEDGKLHRGVVNIRAGHLQARDGQEHPGVQDMWIDLGGLDGAATSALGIGPGTQGVFHSPFEGLSDGVWKSKAVDNRAGCALCIEAFLNMKALANRLRLSAAFCVQEEVGGRGASVLSTSHTIGRHSPDLAIVIDTVGAEGPAGVNDALGVRLGEGPVLRRYDFSPGSRLGHVPSREMVAWVRRAAESSGVAIQEDAYVGTFTDAATLSRSLPGGLPTVTLNLPRRNAHSPSEMFMESDLNATAALIGALLRTTSEGDYPKKGKDYKE; encoded by the coding sequence ATGGCAACGCAACTTCTCGAACACATGCGCGAATTATGCGCCATACCCGGTCCGCCTGGCCGCGAGGACGCTGTCCGCGATCGTATCGTGGAAATTCTCAACCCCTCTGCAGATATTCTGCGCTCAGACGCATTCGGCAATCTGATTGCACGCCACAGCGCCGTGGACACTGTTCCCCACGTTTTGATTGAGTGCCACATGGATGAAGTGGGCCTCGTCGTAAGACAAGTCGAGCCCGGGGGCGCAGTGCGTTTTGACAAAGTGGGTCTGGTCGCAGACGCCGCCCTTCCGGGCCAGGAAATCGATCTGCTCACCGAGGATGGCAAACTCCATCGCGGAGTGGTCAACATACGAGCGGGGCACCTCCAGGCCAGGGACGGGCAAGAGCATCCCGGCGTGCAGGATATGTGGATTGACCTGGGCGGACTGGACGGCGCAGCTACCTCTGCCCTCGGCATCGGCCCCGGTACGCAAGGTGTCTTCCATAGTCCGTTCGAGGGGTTGAGCGATGGCGTATGGAAATCAAAGGCGGTGGACAATCGGGCGGGGTGCGCCCTTTGCATCGAGGCGTTCCTCAATATGAAAGCCCTTGCAAACCGCCTCCGCCTAAGCGCCGCCTTTTGCGTTCAAGAAGAAGTTGGCGGGCGCGGGGCGTCCGTTCTATCGACCAGCCACACAATCGGCCGCCATTCCCCCGATCTGGCCATCGTTATCGATACGGTCGGGGCCGAGGGGCCTGCGGGAGTCAACGATGCGCTCGGTGTACGCCTGGGAGAAGGACCTGTCCTAAGGCGATACGATTTTTCGCCGGGTAGTCGTTTGGGCCACGTTCCCTCACGGGAAATGGTCGCCTGGGTGCGGCGCGCCGCCGAGAGTTCTGGCGTTGCCATACAAGAGGACGCCTATGTCGGCACCTTCACGGACGCCGCCACCTTGAGCCGCTCGCTTCCGGGCGGGCTTCCGACCGTGACGCTGAATCTTCCCCGGCGGAACGCACACAGCCCCTCCGAGATGTTCATGGAGTCCGACCTCAATGCTACTGCGGCCTTAATCGGCGCCCTCCTGCGCACCACGTCCGAGGGTGATTATCCGAAAAAAGGGAAAGACTACAAAGAATAA
- a CDS encoding ABC transporter substrate-binding protein — protein MKGKFYVPQTIRVAHSPDSDDAFMFHALANDKIDAGGYEFVHELHDIETLNQAAFGGKYEVSAVSFHGYCHIADKYAILPHGASFGDGYGPVIITRKPMTKEALRGVEIAVPGLLTTAYLTLRLYLGGDEPKHRVVHFDHIMDEVKSGAVEAGLLIHEGQLTYEEEGFHLVEDLGIWWQKETGGPLPLGCNVIRKDLGPECVREVSRVLGESINYALEHREEALDHAMAYARDLPREKADTFVGMYVNDWTRSYGEAGRQAVVTLLARAAEAGIIPNHTEPEFVD, from the coding sequence ATGAAAGGGAAATTTTACGTGCCACAGACCATTCGAGTCGCCCATAGCCCCGACTCTGACGACGCTTTCATGTTTCACGCCCTGGCGAATGACAAAATCGATGCGGGCGGCTATGAGTTCGTTCACGAGTTGCACGATATAGAAACACTCAACCAGGCAGCCTTCGGTGGCAAGTACGAAGTCAGCGCGGTGAGCTTTCACGGCTACTGCCACATCGCCGACAAATATGCCATTCTCCCTCACGGAGCGAGCTTCGGGGACGGCTACGGGCCGGTCATCATCACCCGGAAGCCCATGACCAAGGAGGCGCTTCGCGGGGTCGAAATCGCAGTGCCGGGCCTTCTGACGACTGCCTACCTCACACTTCGCCTCTACCTGGGAGGCGATGAGCCCAAGCATCGTGTCGTGCATTTTGACCACATCATGGACGAGGTAAAAAGCGGCGCAGTCGAGGCCGGGCTTCTCATCCACGAGGGCCAACTCACCTACGAGGAGGAGGGCTTCCACCTTGTCGAGGATTTGGGCATATGGTGGCAAAAAGAAACGGGAGGCCCCCTTCCCTTGGGTTGCAACGTCATCAGGAAAGATCTTGGGCCCGAGTGCGTACGCGAGGTAAGCCGCGTCCTGGGCGAGAGCATCAATTATGCGCTTGAGCACAGAGAAGAGGCCTTGGACCACGCCATGGCCTACGCCCGGGATCTTCCGCGCGAGAAAGCCGATACTTTCGTTGGCATGTATGTCAACGACTGGACGCGCTCATACGGCGAGGCGGGACGTCAGGCCGTCGTCACACTTCTTGCCCGCGCAGCCGAGGCCGGAATCATCCCCAACCACACAGAACCTGAATTTGTGGACTGA
- a CDS encoding glyoxalase, which produces MFDGIHHISIAVDVLEEARDFYAGLLELVEIDRPDLPNAGHWFQVGPVQLHLTEKTTLENGENIPGTGAGETHFAFSGGDLESMKVRLEAVGIFVKDGINHKIGMRQLFFRDPSNNLLEIFAPLGS; this is translated from the coding sequence ATGTTTGACGGCATTCACCATATTTCCATCGCCGTTGATGTTCTCGAGGAGGCAAGGGATTTTTATGCCGGCCTGCTCGAACTTGTGGAAATTGACCGACCGGACCTTCCCAACGCTGGCCATTGGTTCCAGGTCGGACCTGTCCAGCTTCATCTGACGGAGAAAACAACTTTAGAAAACGGCGAAAACATTCCGGGAACTGGCGCCGGAGAAACACACTTTGCTTTCAGCGGCGGCGACCTTGAATCCATGAAGGTAAGGCTTGAGGCCGTGGGTATTTTCGTCAAAGACGGCATTAACCATAAAATCGGAATGCGTCAGCTTTTTTTCAGAGACCCCTCCAACAACTTGCTTGAGATATTCGCTCCTCTTGGCTCTTAG
- a CDS encoding cytochrome c has translation MEKLRFWKKLAVVVLATGFIGGCVKLNDDLGQIFKYNNPKIEARKKVMRGIAGNMKRIKITMRAGSGIGPMRQIKWAAEDIAKLARKIPGTFKHQTLAGKTTATNKIWGNWSGFTQVATNLVTSAEVLALAADGQDMGGVKNSIKTVGANCGKCHKGYRVKKKKKRMKK, from the coding sequence ATGGAGAAACTTAGATTCTGGAAGAAGTTAGCCGTCGTCGTACTTGCAACAGGCTTCATCGGAGGCTGCGTTAAGCTCAATGATGATCTAGGCCAAATATTCAAGTACAATAATCCGAAAATTGAAGCACGCAAAAAAGTTATGCGCGGCATCGCAGGCAACATGAAACGAATCAAAATCACCATGCGGGCTGGCAGCGGCATCGGTCCCATGCGCCAGATTAAGTGGGCTGCCGAGGACATCGCAAAACTAGCGCGCAAAATACCCGGTACCTTCAAGCATCAAACCCTCGCCGGAAAAACTACGGCAACAAACAAAATATGGGGCAACTGGAGCGGGTTCACCCAAGTTGCCACGAACCTTGTCACCTCGGCAGAGGTTCTCGCTTTGGCTGCCGATGGCCAGGATATGGGCGGCGTCAAGAACAGCATCAAAACAGTCGGCGCCAATTGCGGTAAATGCCACAAAGGGTATCGCGTGAAGAAAAAGAAGAAGCGGATGAAAAAGTAG
- a CDS encoding tetratricopeptide repeat protein: MSEASDAHKEGDINKAIELYKESIAFCPTADAHTYLGWMYSFQDRFEEAIEECHQAIEIDPDFGNPYNDIGSYLMELKEFDEAVEWLEKAKSASRYESRHLPYMNLARRHILRDEHGKAIGELYGAIQRAPEEAFLQNRFKELLSMLN, encoded by the coding sequence ATGAGCGAGGCGTCAGACGCTCACAAAGAAGGCGACATCAACAAGGCTATAGAGCTTTACAAAGAGTCCATCGCGTTTTGTCCCACAGCCGATGCACATACCTACCTCGGCTGGATGTACTCTTTTCAAGATCGCTTCGAGGAAGCCATCGAGGAGTGCCACCAGGCCATCGAAATTGACCCTGATTTTGGGAATCCCTACAACGACATCGGCTCTTATCTCATGGAGTTAAAGGAGTTCGATGAGGCGGTCGAATGGCTCGAAAAAGCCAAGAGCGCGTCGCGCTATGAATCACGGCATCTTCCCTATATGAACCTTGCGCGGCGGCACATCCTGCGGGACGAGCACGGAAAGGCCATCGGTGAATTGTACGGGGCAATCCAGAGAGCGCCCGAGGAGGCTTTCCTACAAAACCGCTTCAAAGAACTACTCTCTATGCTCAATTAG
- a CDS encoding cupin domain-containing protein — protein MNVKAAEKKQRWAVVDSTAIGVDKKYEPPLIIAWGVDSHAVGTQTITMGRTIIPPQGRNQRHYHVCDATFYIAKGPLVVWMGEEREEHTVQTGNFVYAAAGEIHGLFNPSETEDAELIFTYGNCPNRDAARTIYVEEAWQEEDKRDSIPG, from the coding sequence ATGAACGTCAAGGCAGCCGAAAAAAAACAACGTTGGGCAGTCGTGGACTCGACGGCCATCGGTGTGGACAAAAAATACGAGCCACCCCTGATCATCGCCTGGGGTGTAGATTCCCATGCCGTGGGAACGCAGACGATAACCATGGGCCGCACCATCATTCCGCCACAGGGCCGCAATCAGCGCCACTATCATGTTTGTGATGCGACTTTCTATATCGCCAAGGGGCCTCTCGTCGTTTGGATGGGTGAGGAGAGAGAAGAGCACACCGTTCAGACGGGCAACTTCGTTTATGCCGCAGCGGGAGAAATTCACGGTCTCTTTAATCCGAGCGAGACCGAGGATGCCGAGTTGATTTTCACTTACGGCAATTGTCCGAACCGCGATGCCGCACGCACGATTTATGTTGAAGAGGCATGGCAGGAAGAGGATAAAAGGGACAGTATTCCCGGCTAA
- a CDS encoding M48 family metallopeptidase, which translates to MKFHRILPGITVLLLLVVTACSKTPYTGRERLLLLSEGQELSMGAQSFKSLMKTNEKKINHDPAINEHVRRVGERIARASGKKYKWEFVVIQDDKTPNAFVLPGGKVFVYTGLLPITLNEHGLAAVLGHEVAHAIARHGGERVSQQVLVSTSMLAVSLALSKSESRTSQMTMAALGAGVSVGLILPFSRLHESEADRLGLIFMAKAGYDPRRAVDFWRRMKENSEKDGNNRPPEFLSTHPSGSTRIRDIQRWLPEALKYYRPRN; encoded by the coding sequence ATGAAATTTCACCGGATACTGCCAGGAATTACAGTTCTCCTCCTCCTAGTGGTCACTGCTTGCTCGAAGACGCCCTATACGGGTCGCGAGCGTCTTCTTTTGCTCTCTGAGGGGCAAGAGTTGAGCATGGGTGCACAGTCATTTAAGAGTTTGATGAAAACAAACGAAAAGAAAATCAACCATGATCCGGCGATAAACGAACATGTTCGCCGGGTGGGGGAGCGAATCGCTCGTGCATCGGGAAAAAAATATAAATGGGAGTTTGTTGTTATACAGGACGATAAAACGCCAAACGCTTTCGTCTTGCCGGGTGGGAAGGTTTTCGTATATACGGGTCTTCTTCCCATCACGCTGAACGAACACGGGCTGGCCGCAGTCTTGGGACATGAGGTGGCGCACGCTATCGCCCGGCATGGAGGCGAGCGGGTGAGCCAGCAAGTTCTTGTCTCAACTTCGATGCTTGCTGTTAGTTTGGCACTATCGAAGAGCGAATCCCGAACTTCGCAAATGACGATGGCCGCGCTGGGCGCTGGCGTCTCGGTGGGATTAATCCTTCCGTTTTCTCGTCTACATGAATCCGAGGCTGATCGGCTAGGTCTGATTTTCATGGCCAAGGCGGGCTATGACCCAAGGCGGGCTGTCGATTTCTGGCGGCGAATGAAAGAAAATTCAGAGAAAGATGGCAATAACAGGCCCCCGGAGTTCCTCTCGACCCACCCTTCGGGAAGCACCCGAATACGCGATATTCAGCGCTGGTTGCCCGAGGCGCTCAAGTATTACAGGCCACGAAATTGA
- a CDS encoding 4Fe-4S dicluster domain-containing protein: MTSEAAFPVPVSENPFLGPDGVDRDVIQHCIHCGFCTTSCPTFTIMGNEMDSPRGRIYLMRLVVDGEMEVSETVIKHLDRCLDCRACETACPSGVSYGKLIGAARVGIEKVRKRSLGERALRRFLFRWLLPNRPLLNFAAGLTRLYQTTVLGVLVRWLGLIPKKLARLEPMLPEAPEVGVMMPLPPEVPAVGEERHRVAFFGGCLQSALFGDVNRAAVRTLAANGVRVIFPREQTCCGALQAHAGDQETARELARRNLEAIDPDAYDAIVLAVSGCGAMLHEYAELLEGDPVFAKKARQFSEKAMDATVFLSQIGVRNARHPEPQRVAYHHPCHLFHAMKVRAEPLDVLRSVENAEIVPLRESDWCCGSAGSYNLTQTEISMKLLDRKMGHIHDSGAPVLCTGNPGCQIQIGFGAKEREIDLRVVHPLVLLDEAYQAEGFYNGALLP; this comes from the coding sequence ATGACTAGCGAGGCCGCCTTCCCTGTTCCGGTGTCGGAAAATCCTTTTCTGGGGCCTGACGGGGTGGACCGTGATGTTATTCAACACTGTATCCATTGCGGATTTTGTACGACTAGCTGCCCCACGTTCACCATCATGGGAAATGAGATGGATTCGCCCCGTGGGCGCATTTATCTCATGCGTCTCGTGGTGGATGGCGAGATGGAAGTGAGCGAGACCGTCATCAAGCATCTGGATCGATGTCTGGATTGCCGGGCGTGTGAGACGGCGTGCCCATCGGGTGTGTCTTACGGCAAACTCATTGGTGCGGCGCGAGTGGGAATCGAGAAAGTGCGGAAACGCTCGCTGGGCGAGCGGGCGCTTAGGCGTTTTCTTTTCAGGTGGCTATTGCCGAACCGCCCGCTGCTTAACTTCGCTGCAGGGCTCACTCGTCTCTATCAAACTACGGTTCTGGGTGTTTTGGTTCGGTGGCTTGGATTGATACCTAAAAAGCTGGCGCGCCTTGAGCCGATGTTGCCCGAGGCGCCCGAGGTTGGCGTGATGATGCCGCTTCCGCCCGAAGTTCCCGCTGTGGGCGAGGAGCGACACAGAGTTGCATTTTTCGGCGGATGCCTTCAGTCGGCTCTTTTTGGAGATGTGAACCGCGCCGCTGTACGCACGCTGGCGGCCAATGGTGTGCGGGTAATTTTTCCACGCGAGCAAACATGTTGCGGTGCGTTGCAGGCCCATGCAGGCGATCAGGAAACGGCGAGAGAACTTGCCCGCCGGAATCTTGAGGCGATTGATCCCGATGCTTACGATGCGATAGTTCTTGCCGTATCGGGTTGCGGCGCCATGCTTCATGAATATGCCGAATTACTTGAGGGTGATCCTGTTTTCGCTAAAAAAGCTAGACAATTCAGTGAAAAGGCGATGGACGCGACAGTTTTTCTTTCTCAAATTGGAGTGCGAAACGCGAGACATCCTGAGCCTCAGCGGGTCGCCTATCATCACCCCTGTCATCTATTCCATGCCATGAAGGTTCGCGCCGAGCCCCTTGATGTTTTGCGCTCGGTGGAAAATGCTGAAATCGTGCCGCTCCGGGAGAGTGACTGGTGCTGCGGCTCGGCTGGTAGTTACAATCTGACGCAGACAGAGATTTCAATGAAACTGTTGGATAGAAAGATGGGACATATCCATGACTCGGGCGCTCCGGTACTTTGTACTGGTAACCCTGGCTGCCAGATTCAGATCGGTTTCGGCGCCAAGGAGCGAGAGATCGATCTTCGTGTGGTCCATCCTCTCGTGTTGCTGGATGAGGCGTACCAAGCGGAAGGGTTTTATAATGGCGCGCTGCTTCCTTGA
- a CDS encoding FAD-binding oxidoreductase, with product MSSPSLDKFASAVLADTGERDLITETASAGYGLGGKVPALVAQPRTHEAVARVLARASEAGLAVVPWGGGTSRRGGYPPARYDVALSTTKLSGVVDFLRDDLTAIVGAGMTVSSLNSLTLPEGQTAGLDPPFSDRATVGGTIIADRSGPMRVRFGRARDRVMRMRVALADGSTQTYGALVVKNVTGYDMNRLLAGSWGTLAVVTELAIRLYKNPERVEARAAGFSSAAEAFAAAEKLTRMALSPMWVEVVDAGRIADLRGGSVGIGLPGPWCLAAAYGDFKEGLMEQLGRVEDLFEKQGGAELHRFHPEEATRLSRAMADSPGGEFIDSGALEFRASGRLDQLPRFAAAAIEAARAGGGYRLVSGAHAASGVYRCWLSPGSENVSPLAAWEAFREGCRAGADREKGRAVHVALSAAPASLRDETDVFGEDALASPAIELMRRLKAEYDPQGTLSPGRFVARI from the coding sequence ATGTCTTCTCCATCTCTTGATAAATTTGCTAGCGCCGTTCTTGCCGATACTGGCGAGCGGGACCTGATCACCGAAACGGCATCGGCTGGCTACGGGCTTGGTGGAAAGGTGCCCGCTCTCGTGGCCCAGCCGAGGACGCATGAAGCTGTGGCGCGGGTACTCGCACGAGCGAGTGAGGCTGGTCTAGCGGTTGTGCCCTGGGGTGGCGGAACGAGTCGGCGGGGGGGCTATCCCCCGGCGCGCTACGACGTGGCACTCTCGACAACAAAACTCTCGGGTGTCGTTGATTTTCTCCGCGATGATCTGACGGCTATTGTCGGTGCGGGTATGACGGTTTCCTCGTTGAATAGTCTGACGCTTCCAGAGGGCCAGACGGCGGGACTCGATCCACCTTTTTCTGATAGGGCCACTGTCGGCGGAACGATTATTGCCGATCGCTCGGGCCCGATGCGGGTGCGGTTCGGTCGTGCCCGGGATCGCGTGATGAGGATGCGAGTGGCGCTTGCCGATGGCTCGACACAGACCTATGGAGCGCTCGTAGTGAAAAACGTAACTGGCTACGACATGAACCGCCTGTTGGCCGGGAGTTGGGGGACGCTAGCCGTCGTAACCGAATTGGCGATTCGCCTTTATAAAAATCCCGAGCGGGTAGAGGCGCGAGCGGCCGGATTTTCATCTGCAGCAGAGGCCTTTGCAGCCGCAGAAAAGTTGACGCGCATGGCGCTTTCTCCTATGTGGGTCGAGGTGGTGGACGCTGGCCGAATAGCTGACCTTCGTGGGGGATCAGTCGGAATCGGTCTTCCTGGTCCCTGGTGTCTAGCCGCCGCGTATGGTGATTTCAAGGAAGGCCTAATGGAGCAGCTTGGCCGGGTCGAGGACTTGTTCGAAAAACAAGGGGGCGCCGAATTGCATCGTTTCCATCCTGAGGAGGCGACCCGTCTTTCTCGGGCGATGGCGGATTCGCCGGGTGGTGAGTTTATCGATTCGGGCGCTCTAGAATTTCGAGCCTCGGGGCGACTGGACCAACTCCCTCGATTTGCCGCAGCGGCGATTGAAGCTGCCCGGGCGGGCGGGGGGTATCGTCTTGTGTCTGGGGCGCATGCCGCCAGTGGCGTCTATCGGTGTTGGCTCTCACCTGGCTCCGAAAACGTATCGCCGCTCGCAGCCTGGGAGGCGTTTCGGGAAGGCTGCCGCGCCGGGGCGGACCGGGAAAAGGGGAGGGCTGTGCACGTTGCGCTCAGTGCCGCGCCCGCCTCGTTGCGGGATGAGACAGATGTTTTCGGAGAAGACGCGCTCGCCTCGCCCGCGATTGAACTCATGCGTCGTCTCAAGGCCGAGTATGACCCTCAGGGAACGCTCAGCCCCGGGCGTTTCGTTGCCCGCATTTAA
- a CDS encoding FAD-binding protein, which translates to MNHSGLVEKLISAIGEDYVHTAHEAMRTYDHDALMIYKGEPGVVVLPDSTEDVRQVMTICHEAGVPVIARGAGTCLSGGATPAPGGVLLVTTRMNRILEVDYENMLARVQPGVVNLHLSNETRPNGFHYAPDPSSQMACTIGGNAAENSGGAHCLKYGMTTNHIMGMTVVLSSGEVVELGADGEEVPGFDLRGFFVGSEGTFALTTEITVRLVPNPEGVRTMLTTFSNVGDACRTVSDIIAAGAVPAAMELMDRYTVEAIEKVMKAGYPQDAAAVLLIELDGLVPSMRSLEKIVRQFSEENKCTSFRLAENEEEREALWMGRKKAFGAFGAIAPAYYCLDGTVPRSKLAEVLAEFDEIGKRFGFIVTNVFHAGDGSLHPNVLFDDRIPGETVRAVACGSEILRACIRAGGVLSGEHGIGIEKMREMSDQFDEPTLNMMMRMRDAIEPTGLLNPGKIFPGEDDLFPVVESGAVSSHAAGMSK; encoded by the coding sequence ATGAATCACTCTGGACTTGTTGAAAAACTCATATCGGCCATTGGCGAGGATTATGTACATACTGCCCACGAGGCGATGCGCACCTACGACCACGATGCGTTGATGATTTACAAAGGCGAGCCCGGCGTTGTGGTTCTTCCAGACTCAACGGAAGATGTTAGGCAGGTGATGACGATCTGTCATGAGGCTGGTGTTCCTGTGATTGCACGCGGAGCAGGCACCTGCCTCTCGGGCGGCGCGACGCCAGCGCCCGGTGGCGTGCTCCTCGTTACGACGAGGATGAACCGTATTCTTGAAGTGGATTACGAAAATATGCTGGCTCGCGTCCAGCCGGGGGTTGTTAATCTTCATCTCTCGAATGAAACACGGCCCAACGGATTCCACTATGCGCCCGATCCTTCCAGCCAGATGGCCTGCACGATTGGTGGAAATGCTGCTGAAAACTCAGGCGGTGCTCACTGTCTCAAGTACGGGATGACGACGAATCACATCATGGGGATGACTGTGGTTCTTTCCTCGGGAGAGGTCGTCGAACTGGGGGCAGATGGTGAAGAGGTGCCGGGGTTCGATCTAAGGGGCTTTTTTGTCGGCTCTGAGGGGACTTTTGCTCTAACGACTGAGATTACCGTCCGATTGGTGCCTAATCCCGAGGGCGTGCGTACGATGCTGACGACGTTTTCAAATGTGGGCGACGCATGCCGGACGGTGAGTGATATTATTGCGGCTGGAGCCGTGCCCGCCGCTATGGAATTGATGGACCGCTATACTGTTGAGGCGATCGAGAAGGTCATGAAGGCGGGATATCCCCAGGATGCAGCGGCCGTGCTTCTCATCGAGCTTGATGGTTTGGTGCCGTCGATGAGGTCGCTTGAGAAGATAGTTCGTCAGTTTAGTGAGGAGAATAAATGCACCTCGTTCAGGCTCGCCGAAAACGAGGAGGAGCGCGAGGCACTCTGGATGGGCCGAAAAAAAGCTTTTGGCGCCTTCGGAGCGATAGCGCCTGCCTACTATTGCCTAGATGGTACTGTTCCTAGATCAAAATTGGCAGAGGTGCTGGCCGAATTTGACGAGATAGGAAAGCGCTTTGGATTTATCGTCACCAATGTATTTCATGCCGGAGACGGAAGTCTACACCCCAATGTTCTTTTCGACGACAGAATCCCCGGAGAGACGGTGCGTGCCGTTGCGTGCGGCTCTGAAATCCTGCGGGCATGCATTCGTGCCGGAGGGGTGCTTTCGGGTGAGCATGGTATTGGCATAGAAAAAATGCGTGAGATGTCCGATCAGTTTGATGAGCCAACTCTCAATATGATGATGCGAATGAGAGACGCAATCGAGCCAACCGGTCTTCTCAATCCAGGTAAAATTTTTCCAGGGGAGGATGACCTGTTTCCTGTCGTTGAGAGTGGCGCAGTCTCCTCGCACGCCGCTGGAATGTCGAAATAG
- a CDS encoding MFS transporter, giving the protein MNTPATNTPKGPRIYYGWIIVCVSFLSMGFHNSARFSFTIFQVPLIDEFGWSRGALGGAFSLMLGCYALSGPLIGSIFDKKGPRAVMPWGSLLIGSGLIIGYFTSSLLHIYLLYGVFIGVGMSMSGFALHGALMPRWFQKKRGLATGIYLSGGGVGILVFFPLIERLIFYVGWRYTFLLFGVTILLIMVPLKLIFLRDGPDDVGQTMDGLPPDLTAPAPIPQPETKEQPNIREVFDEVRHDGRFWLLACIVFFLGLNNNTIMSQLQLFLVDSKYGTATAALLLGGIGLIRMAGSSCMGWLSDSIGRPRTQALSSFVSAMGLIILLTLPAAGGSILMGIIFVLVYGFGMGGMSACHSAMSADAFGGRNFGVIMGFLEICFGLGGVVGPPAAGFIFDAVGSYNVPFTIIIAGLLSMSFVCLVIYPKVAARNN; this is encoded by the coding sequence TTGAACACACCCGCAACCAATACCCCGAAAGGGCCTCGTATATATTACGGCTGGATCATCGTCTGTGTTTCGTTCCTCTCCATGGGGTTTCACAACTCAGCACGTTTTTCGTTCACTATCTTTCAAGTTCCCCTTATTGATGAGTTTGGGTGGAGCCGAGGCGCCCTCGGCGGGGCCTTCTCGCTTATGCTCGGTTGCTATGCTCTCTCGGGCCCGCTCATCGGTTCAATATTCGACAAAAAAGGCCCGAGAGCCGTTATGCCCTGGGGCTCATTGTTAATCGGAAGCGGCCTCATTATCGGCTATTTCACCAGTTCCCTCTTGCATATTTACCTCTTGTACGGCGTTTTTATTGGTGTCGGTATGTCGATGAGCGGCTTTGCACTCCACGGCGCCCTTATGCCGCGCTGGTTTCAGAAAAAACGCGGCCTCGCAACCGGCATCTATCTCTCCGGCGGCGGTGTCGGCATCCTTGTCTTCTTCCCCCTCATCGAGCGCCTCATCTTCTATGTCGGATGGCGTTATACCTTTCTACTCTTCGGCGTGACCATTCTTCTTATCATGGTCCCCCTCAAACTGATTTTTTTACGCGATGGCCCCGATGACGTGGGCCAAACGATGGACGGTCTACCCCCGGATTTGACGGCCCCAGCCCCCATCCCTCAACCCGAAACGAAAGAGCAACCCAACATCAGGGAAGTATTCGACGAGGTAAGGCACGATGGCCGCTTCTGGCTACTCGCCTGCATTGTCTTTTTCCTTGGGCTAAACAACAACACCATCATGAGCCAGCTTCAACTTTTTCTCGTGGACTCAAAGTACGGGACCGCAACCGCTGCGCTCTTGTTGGGTGGCATCGGCCTCATACGTATGGCGGGAAGCTCTTGCATGGGCTGGTTGAGCGACTCTATCGGCAGACCGCGAACACAAGCCCTGTCCTCCTTTGTCTCGGCAATGGGGCTCATCATTCTCCTCACCTTACCGGCTGCAGGCGGATCAATCTTAATGGGCATCATTTTCGTTCTCGTTTACGGATTTGGTATGGGGGGCATGTCGGCCTGCCACTCGGCCATGTCGGCGGACGCCTTTGGAGGGCGAAACTTTGGCGTCATCATGGGATTTCTCGAAATTTGCTTCGGGCTCGGGGGTGTTGTCGGCCCGCCGGCCGCAGGCTTTATCTTCGATGCGGTGGGAAGCTACAATGTGCCGTTTACAATCATAATTGCAGGTCTTCTTTCCATGAGTTTCGTCTGCCTGGTTATTTATCCAAAAGTGGCCGCAAGAAATAACTAA